The Candidatus Edwardsbacteria bacterium genomic interval GTGGTCGGCATGGTTATGGCTGATGGTGATGACGTCGGTGGGTTCATCGATCTTCTTGTAGCCCACCGCCCCGCCGTAAGACCCCGACTCGTAGGGATCAGTCAGCAGCCTGGTCCCCTTGGCCGAGCTTAACTGAAATGACGAGTGTGCAAAATATTTTATCTTCATTTTACGCCAGGGTATTATATTGAAGGAAATCGATGGAAAAAAAGGCGAGCTATTTGCTCGCCGCGTTGACTTTGGGTTCGGGATATACGCTTATCTTTTTGCCGTCCCGACCCCGGGATTCAAACCAGACAAAACCGTCCGATATCGCAAACAGGGTGTCATCCTTTCCCCGCATCACGTTGAGCCCAGGATGGAATTTGGTCCCCCGCTGCCGGACCAACACCGCTCCGGCGGTTACCTTCTGGTTGCCGAAAGCCTTGATGCCCAGCCGCTGAGCATTGCTCTCGCGGCCGTTTCGGGATGATCCAACGCCTTTTTTATGTGCCATTATTCCTTATCTCCTTTGCCTGGATTCTTCTTGGCCGCGGCGGGTTTGGCCGCCGGGGCTTTCTTGGGTGCTTTTTTCTTCTCGACAGCCGGGGTCGCAGGTTTGGCTATGGCCTTGATCTTGGGATGGCTGACGGTGTTGACCAGCAGGTCGGTATAATGGGTCCGGGCTCCCCAGCGCCGGCGGTAGTCTTTTTTGGGCTTGTAGATCATGGCTGATATTTTGGCCGAGCGGGAGTGGCCTACCACCGTCACTTCGACAATAGCG includes:
- the rpmA gene encoding 50S ribosomal protein L27 encodes the protein MAHKKGVGSSRNGRESNAQRLGIKAFGNQKVTAGAVLVRQRGTKFHPGLNVMRGKDDTLFAISDGFVWFESRGRDGKKISVYPEPKVNAASK
- the rplU gene encoding 50S ribosomal protein L21 gives rise to the protein MYAVIECGGTQVRVSENQKVRIPRIDAQEGQKYKMEKVLLLSNGQDVIIGQPTIKDAIVEVTVVGHSRSAKISAMIYKPKKDYRRRWGARTHYTDLLVNTVSHPKIKAIAKPATPAVEKKKAPKKAPAAKPAAAKKNPGKGDKE